The following proteins are co-located in the Pseudomonas sp. DY-1 genome:
- a CDS encoding LysR family transcriptional regulator produces the protein MDLSLRHIEIFRAVMTAGSVTGAARLLFTSQPTVSRELARFEHLLGFRLFDREGGRLSPTAQGLALFDEVQRAYTGLERIAGAAQAIRRYDQGQLAITGLPVFAQTLLPAFAQALQERHPGVSLSIAAQESPLLEESLSGQRHDLGLLETELVPRGTQGSTLLAADMVCILPAGHRLLQKPVLDLADFHDQPFISLSGLDIYRQSLDTHFVTAGVQRRLVVETSTAASVCAMVRQGLGLAIVNPLSALDEAGRGLEMRRLAVSVPFRVQLIRPEFRPASTLVDTAMQLFREQAEAIQQRLAHRLIGNP, from the coding sequence ATGGACCTTTCCCTCCGCCATATCGAAATCTTCCGCGCCGTGATGACTGCCGGCAGCGTCACCGGCGCAGCGCGCCTGCTGTTCACCTCCCAGCCCACCGTGAGCCGCGAGCTGGCACGCTTCGAGCACCTGCTGGGCTTCCGTCTGTTCGATCGCGAAGGCGGGCGCCTGTCTCCCACTGCGCAGGGGTTGGCGCTGTTCGACGAGGTGCAGCGTGCCTACACCGGCCTGGAACGCATCGCCGGTGCGGCCCAGGCGATTCGGCGCTACGACCAGGGCCAGTTGGCCATCACCGGGCTGCCGGTGTTTGCCCAGACCCTGCTGCCAGCGTTTGCCCAGGCGCTACAGGAACGCCACCCCGGCGTCAGCCTGAGCATCGCTGCACAAGAGTCACCGCTACTGGAGGAGTCCCTGAGCGGCCAGCGCCACGACCTCGGCCTCCTGGAAACCGAACTGGTGCCGCGCGGCACCCAGGGCAGCACCCTGCTGGCAGCTGACATGGTATGCATCCTCCCCGCTGGCCACCGTCTGCTACAGAAGCCGGTACTGGACCTGGCCGACTTCCATGACCAGCCGTTCATCAGCCTCTCGGGCCTGGACATCTATCGCCAGAGTCTGGATACGCACTTCGTCACCGCCGGTGTGCAACGCCGCCTGGTCGTTGAAACCAGCACCGCCGCCTCGGTCTGCGCCATGGTGCGCCAGGGACTGGGCCTGGCCATCGTCAACCCGCTGAGCGCCCTCGATGAAGCCGGACGGGGTCTGGAAATGCGCCGCCTCGCCGTATCGGTGCCCTTCCGTGTGCAACTCATCCGCCCCGAGTTCCGCCCTGCTTCGACCCTGGTCGACACGGCGATGCAACTCTTCCGCGAACAGGCCGAGGCGATCCAGCAACGACTGGCGCATCGCCTCATCGGCAACCCTTGA
- a CDS encoding PLP-dependent aminotransferase family protein: MKTPGGMLLSGIELDRSSAVPLYRQLYLQVRKQILSGRLPGGTRLPSTRTLCKELALSRITLLNAFDQLTAEGFLAPRTGAGTYVSDEWEGRDAAADAPRKPPRLSSLSQAVHSMRSEHFGGVSYNAWAADCPTSFLPSHPAYDAFPMPVWKRLVDRHLRKPSKAQLGYGELKGLQRLREAIVEYVFDARGIDCSVDQVVITSGAQQAFNLLGMLLLNPSDSVWMEDPGHIAARIAFQALGCQLVPLRIDEQGLDVQQGLRECPDARLAFTTPSRQHPLGTTMSYARRQELIDWAGRGQGWIVEDDCDSEFRYVGRSLPALYAMDPWQKVIYVGTFSKVLYPSLRLGYVILPEALVEPFCAIRAVMDRSPSTLHQATTADFMQDGHFLGHIRRMRSLYQARQASLVEALQRHLGGFLRVDPVEAGLHLIGWLDESVDDDALARGLADHQVYTYALRDYCIRRYLPPGLLLGFAATPEEQAEQRVREFASALRALGMKV; encoded by the coding sequence ATGAAGACCCCCGGCGGCATGTTGCTCTCCGGCATCGAACTGGACCGTTCCAGCGCGGTGCCGCTCTATCGTCAGCTCTACCTGCAAGTGCGCAAGCAGATCCTCTCCGGGCGGCTGCCAGGTGGTACCCGCCTGCCCTCCACACGAACCCTGTGCAAGGAGCTGGCGCTGTCGCGCATCACATTGCTCAATGCCTTCGACCAGCTCACCGCCGAAGGCTTCCTGGCACCGCGCACCGGAGCCGGCACCTATGTAAGCGATGAATGGGAGGGCCGTGACGCCGCTGCCGACGCCCCGCGTAAACCACCGCGCCTGTCGAGCCTGAGCCAGGCGGTGCATTCCATGCGCAGCGAGCACTTTGGCGGAGTGTCCTACAACGCCTGGGCGGCGGATTGCCCGACCTCCTTCCTGCCCAGCCACCCGGCCTACGATGCCTTTCCGATGCCTGTCTGGAAGCGCCTGGTCGACCGTCACCTGCGTAAGCCGAGCAAGGCGCAACTGGGCTACGGCGAACTGAAGGGGCTGCAGCGCCTGCGCGAAGCAATAGTCGAATACGTGTTCGACGCCCGCGGCATCGACTGCAGCGTGGATCAGGTCGTGATCACCTCTGGTGCCCAGCAGGCCTTCAACCTGCTGGGCATGCTGCTGCTCAACCCCAGCGACAGCGTATGGATGGAAGACCCCGGCCACATAGCCGCGCGTATCGCCTTCCAGGCCCTGGGTTGCCAACTGGTGCCCCTGCGTATCGACGAGCAGGGACTGGACGTGCAGCAGGGACTGCGCGAATGCCCGGACGCGCGCCTGGCCTTCACCACCCCCTCTCGGCAGCACCCGCTGGGTACCACCATGAGCTATGCGCGCCGCCAGGAACTGATCGACTGGGCTGGACGCGGCCAGGGCTGGATAGTCGAAGACGACTGTGACAGCGAGTTCCGCTACGTCGGTCGCTCGCTGCCGGCGCTCTACGCCATGGACCCATGGCAGAAGGTCATCTACGTCGGCACCTTCAGCAAAGTGCTCTACCCCTCGCTGCGCCTTGGCTACGTGATTCTTCCCGAGGCGCTGGTCGAACCCTTCTGCGCCATCCGCGCGGTGATGGACCGCAGCCCCTCCACACTGCATCAGGCCACCACCGCCGACTTCATGCAGGACGGGCACTTTCTAGGCCACATCCGCCGCATGCGCAGTCTGTACCAGGCACGCCAGGCCAGCCTGGTGGAGGCACTGCAGCGCCACCTGGGTGGGTTCCTCAGGGTGGACCCGGTAGAAGCCGGCCTGCACCTGATCGGCTGGCTGGACGAATCGGTGGACGACGACGCCCTGGCACGGGGGCTGGCCGATCACCAGGTCTACACCTACGCCCTGCGCGACTACTGCATCCGCCGATACCTGCCACCGGGACTGCTGCTGGGTTTCGCCGCCACCCCGGAGGAGCAGGCGGAGCAGCGCGTCCGTGAGTTCGCCAGCGCCTTGCGCGCCCTCGGGATGAAGGTTTGA